Below is a genomic region from Nitrospirota bacterium.
CCACCTATTGCATAGTCATAAACCAGTCCCTTCTCCTTAAGTTCATTTACGACCCTTAACGTCTCTTTCATTACCCCTCCGTCAATCTTTTAAATTCTGGCTCAAATGCTCACTATTTTAACCATTCAATACCTACATCTTTTTCAAGTTTTTTAAACTCAAGATCACCAGTAATAACCTTCGCCTTTTTAAGAATTCCGAGCGCAGCAGCGAAGCAGTCTGCGAATGCTATAGAATGTTTCGCTTTAAGTTTGGCTGCTTCTATTGTTATAGCTTTGTCTGCATCAACTATGGAAATAGGAAGCTGTTCGATTATAAACTTCGTTTCATTTGCCTTGTTGATGCCTCGCTCCCTCATAGTGTTGTAGAAAATCTCACCGAGATTTATTACAGAAAGATAAAGTTTTGTTTCTCCAGACTGAGCCGCTTTAAGAATTTTTCTAACCTTTTCCCCTCCTGATTCATCTTCAAAATGGGCAATAAGGGCGTAACTGTCAAGGATATAAGAGCTATCCACTCCTTGCCTCCTCACGCCTGTCTTTCAGGAGTGCTTTTATTATAGATGTATCTCCTTTAAGCATTCCTTTAGAAGACTCTATAGGGTCTTCTGGCAGAGGCTTTATTATAATAACTCCGCCTTCACCTTCATATATGCTTACCCTGCTTCCTTTCTTTATATGATACTTTTTCCTTAGTTCAGCGGGTATTACAACGTGTCCTTTTATAGTTGTCTTTGCAATCGACATGTTATACCTCCTTCAAAATTATTATAACATATTATATATAGAATATAGACTTTAATCAAGAAGTTTTAACTAATATTTTCTTTAACAAAAATGACTTCTGCTTTTAATGCCATCGCACATTCTATGAATTTATCATCATCAGGGTCATCTTTTACCACCTTTAGTTTTGGTGTCTTTGTGGTAAAGAGTATATCGAAACCTTTGGCAAATCTCAACCTTCAGACCTGGGATCTTAATGGCAATCTAATCGTAATTACTCTCCCAGCATATTTATCTTATGTGCCAGGCAGCCTGCGCCAAAGCCATTATCAATGTTTACGACTGCGATGCCTGATGCACAGGAGTTAAGCATCGCAAGTAGTGCAGAGATACCACTAAAACTTGCACCGTAGCCGATACTTGTTGGCACAGCGATCACAGGTTTATCCACGATGCCACCGACAACACTCGGCAACGCCCCATCCATTCCAGCAACTACGATCAGAACCCTTGCAGCGAACAATTTATCCCTCTTATCAAGTAGCCTGTGTATACCGGCAACACCAACATCATACATCGTCTCCACACTGCTACCGAGAAACTCCGCAGTTACCGCTGCCTCTGCAGCAACAGGTATATCCGATGTCCCTGCGGATAGAACAAGCACCATTCCTTTAGTTTTTTTTGTTTTTTCAGAACCAATAACAATAGTCCGTGCATCTTTATTATGGATTGCCGATGGAGCTATTTTCTTGACAGACTTGAAGTGCTTGTCATTCGCCCGCGTAATCAGAATCCTGCTTCCTGCCTTCAGCATTCCCTTAACAATAGCGGTCACCTGTTCAACCGTCTTCCCTTCTGCAAAGACAGCCTCTGGAACACCCTGACGCAATGACCTGTGATGGTCTATATGTGCAAAACCCATATCCTCATAAGGAAGATGCCGCAGCGCCTTCAGCGCTTCATCTACAGGAATTTCCCTTTCTTTTACA
It encodes:
- a CDS encoding type II toxin-antitoxin system VapC family toxin; this translates as MDSSYILDSYALIAHFEDESGGEKVRKILKAAQSGETKLYLSVINLGEIFYNTMRERGINKANETKFIIEQLPISIVDADKAITIEAAKLKAKHSIAFADCFAAALGILKKAKVITGDLEFKKLEKDVGIEWLK
- a CDS encoding AbrB/MazE/SpoVT family DNA-binding domain-containing protein; the protein is MSIAKTTIKGHVVIPAELRKKYHIKKGSRVSIYEGEGGVIIIKPLPEDPIESSKGMLKGDTSIIKALLKDRREEARSG
- the larB gene encoding nickel pincer cofactor biosynthesis protein LarB, producing the protein MEKDQIKRLLESVKEREIPVDEALKALRHLPYEDMGFAHIDHHRSLRQGVPEAVFAEGKTVEQVTAIVKGMLKAGSRILITRANDKHFKSVKKIAPSAIHNKDARTIVIGSEKTKKTKGMVLVLSAGTSDIPVAAEAAVTAEFLGSSVETMYDVGVAGIHRLLDKRDKLFAARVLIVVAGMDGALPSVVGGIVDKPVIAVPTSIGYGASFSGISALLAMLNSCASGIAVVNIDNGFGAGCLAHKINMLGE